DNA sequence from the Dermatophagoides farinae isolate YC_2012a chromosome 10, ASM2471394v1, whole genome shotgun sequence genome:
TATCGAGCCAAGCGCCATCGAATGCGATTGTTTTATGGTACTCAGCAAACATGTCCATCCAATATTCGGTTGCATTAGGATGGCTGAAATCAGGCCATACTGTAGATTTTCCATTCCAGACTTTTCCACGAAATATTTTattggatgaatttttgaCGAATACATCAAGTTCAACACCGCTATCGAATGGCTTATAGGAACCAGCAGGTTCTCCACTTGAAATACCACAGTCAAACATGGGTATAAATTTCTGTCCATTCGGATGCAATACGTTATTTATGAAATCTGGCAATTCTTTGAATCGTTTGTGGTCATACGtaaaatcattattcgaATTAAACGCATCAATATCGGTCCATTGAACGTCCATAGGAATTCCTACCACTCTGTTTCGTGTATAAGTCGCATTTAAATTTGTAAAATTATTGTATCCATATCGGCATTGTTGGTAGCCCAATGACCAAAACGGTGGCATAGCTGGTAAACCGATCAAATTTTGATATTGCGAAATAACATCCTCCGGTTTAGGACCAAAAAAGACGAAAAAGTCTAAAATTCCACCGATTGTACGAAATGTGATGGCAGGTGACGGTTGAGTAATAATGTCCATTGCGTTGCTATTGAACAAGAACACACCACTTGCAGATTTTTTCGGACTTTCATCTTCAACTGTCAGATAAAATGGATGGTTTCCATACAAAGCCTTGTCAGTTACTGGATATTGATCTCTTGTCCATTGAGTATAACGTTTCCAGTTTGTATTTTTACGGAATGGTGCACGATGTTCACCAAGGCCATAAATATATTTGGAGGGCAGTCTTGATGTTAcatgaatcaattgatctGAGTATACCATGTAAGCAAGATtaatatcaaaaattgattgattggtttcACGTCTTCGAACGATAAGATGAGAGCCGTCCAGTTCCACTGAATACAATCGagaattcgatgatgatgatgatgttgtagAAGGTAGATTTAATTTTGGTATCGGCACTTcatatctttttttgtttgcgtCGATAAATTTGAGTCGAATTACTTTATCGTTCAATTCATGGATTTCGATATTTATGTTTTCAATATCACGAGCGAATCCAGATGATCGATTACGTTTTAATTGAATGAgattttttgaatgtttttcaattttgtagCCAATGTAATTTTCACCATAATAGCAATAAGGTACATTCAGATTGGGAAGAGCTTTGCTTGACAAATTCTTCAAATCATTACCGGTTGTCTTCCAACAACATCCACGTTGTTCGCAAACATTTTTCGATATTGGAGGATCAGGATTACAATCAATACGATCTTCATTTCGGATCGTGCTACATTTCAAGGAATCAGAAGTTACAAATGTAACCAGTGATATGATtaaagaaaagagaaaaaataattttgtcaATGCCATGGTTTGGATGAATTTTATGGGCATCAAAACTTGAGTTTTTATGtgtaaaaatttaaaaatttttgttgccaATTTAAAACGAAATTCAATCGTTTTTAAGTTCAAGTAGTTTGAGAGGcacttgaaaaaattaagataattttttgggggtttttattattaaattaaataaaatgtaCAGATTATATTATACAAGGttaagcaaaaaaacaattttaaaaacaaaagtgATTATAATAGATCCCAATAAAGTTGAtggtgaatttttgttgccaATTTAAAACGAAATTCAATCGTTTTTAAGTTCAAGTAGTTTGAGAGGcacttgaaaaaattaagataatttttttgggtttttattattaaattaaataaaatgtaCAGGTTATATTATACAAgattaagcaaaaaaaacaattttaaacAGACAAAAGTGATTATAATAGATCCCAATAAAGTTGAtggtaaatttttgtttgatcattGTATAACGAAATTCAATCGTTTTTAAGTTCAAGTAGTTTGAGAGGcacttgaaaaaattaagataatttttttgggtttttaGTACAAACATAACTATTTAGTATGAGCTTATGAGCATGCggaaaaacttttgaatgcCGCTGAACATTATCAGAAGTAGAATTCCAAAGAAACGCAAATAGCTCAGCACACGTTGTACAGGTTATATTATACAAgattaagcaaaaaaaacaattttaaacAGACAAAAGTGTTTTATAATAGATCCCAATAAAGTTGATggtgaatttgttgtttgatcattGTATAATGGAAGGCGTATCCTATAGGATCTATTTGATAGATCGATTATCATGTTCAGTCGCAATATTGAACCACAAAGTGGTTTGCTCAATGTATGATGGGCTTGTTCATATTTAAAGTTAAatccatctttttttccatcaatcgAGATAAATTGCGGCTGTTGATAGAATCCaaggatgatgatttccTCGATAATCAGATTGGTTCGGTAGCCAAGATGTTTGGATTCAATGTTCAAATTTTGCtataaaaaaatagtcaattattcattattatagtCAGAATGTCAAATATTAGAAATTACATTTTTCACTGTAAAATCATAAAGATTAAATTGTCCAAGTTGTTCGGTATCAATGTAATCACCAGCATCCAAATACAATTGTCCAGTAGCAGCCgataattcattttcgaGTATAACTAACAAACTGAAAGGTTCTTGTCTCGTTGCTTCCGATGTTATATTTGGTTTCTGTATCGGAATAATTGATCCAGAACGATAATAAACATTGGGATATGTGAATAAAGCGGGCATCGACATGAATTGACCTTTGCCTTCAATACGTTGATAATCACCGACAAAAAACCATGTGCCTTTGGGAAAATATACATGGatctataataatgaaaattgtatcaataaataaagtAATAACtagaattcatttgatgatcgaACCTTTTTTTGATTAGGTGATAATGCCGgtgcaatcatcattgatttacCCCACATAAATTGCGAATCAATCTTGTATGCATTTTCATCGTCGgagaattcaaaaaacaatggacGCAAAACTGTGCCTCCATTTTTGTGTACATTATAGAACAATGTGTACAGATAGGATAAATGAGCATATCGAATACGAAGAGCATTTTTGGCTGCTTGTACTACATGCGGTCCTAATGCTGCTGGATCTTGATCAATACCATCGTCTGTATTATGGTTACGTGCAAACGTATAGAATGCACCCAATTGATGCCATCGAGCGCAAAGTTCTTCGGTTGTGTTTCCATTGAAGCCACATATATCAGCGCCTACCATTGGAATACCAAAtagattgaaattcaatataGATGATATTGACCAATTCATTGAAGACCAATCAGAAACAATGTCACCAGTCCAATGATAAGCCCAATGGCCATGACCAGGCGCTGTTGCGCGAGATATAATAAATGGACGCTTTTTCAACGTATTTTTCAATGCACTTGATGAGAATAAATTAGATTATTCTATCGAAattaacaaataataaacttACTCGTTTGTGACGATAGCTTCTTGTAATCCATACAAATTATGGAGATTATAATGAAGTTGACCATTGTAATGTCGAGCTGTCATACACAATGTTTTACGTTTCAATGTCAAACTCTCGTCGACCATGCCTGGTGTGTATGGAGGTGTTTCGAAATCATTTTTGGGACAACCAATATTCTGACCGTCTAGAAAATTCGATGGTTCATTCATATCGATCCAGGCACCATCGAATGAAATCGTTTTATGATATTGAGAAAGCATCCTTGTCCAATATAATGTTGCATTTGGATGAAAGAAATCTGGCCATACTGTTGACTTTCGATTCCAAACTTTTCCGTAGAAAAGGTGATCTGACgaatttttgatgaacaCATTCATTTGAAGGCCGACATCGAATGGTTGATATGAATTCGGAGCCTCGCCAGCTGATATTCCAGGATCAAACATCGGtatgaatttcattccatttttgtGTAAAACTTTGTTTATAAAATCGGGCAATCCtttgaagtttttttcatcataagtaaaatcattattggaaTCCATTATATCAATATCGGTCCATTGAACATCCATTGGAATTTCAACGTCACGATTTCTAGTGAATGTTGCCAACAGATTGCTCATGTTTCGGTAACCAAATCGTGAAAGGTGAAAACCCAAAGACCAAAACGGTGGCATCGACGGTAAACCAATCAGATTATGATATTGGCACACAACGTCTTCTGCTTTAGGACCgaaaaataggaaaaaatctAGTATGCCGCCTATTGTACGGAAAGTAATGG
Encoded proteins:
- the LOC124490900 gene encoding lysosomal alpha-glucosidase, translating into MPIKFIQTMALTKLFFLFSLIISLVTFVTSDSLKCSTIRNEDRIDCNPDPPISKNVCEQRGCCWKTTGNDLKNLSSKALPNLNVPYCYYGENYIGYKIEKHSKNLIQLKRNRSSGFARDIENINIEIHELNDKVIRLKFIDANKKRYEVPIPKLNLPSTTSSSSSNSRLYSVELDGSHLIVRRRETNQSIFDINLAYMVYSDQLIHVTSRLPSKYIYGLGEHRAPFRKNTNWKRYTQWTRDQYPVTDKALYGNHPFYLTVEDESPKKSASGVFLFNSNAMDIITQPSPAITFRTIGGILDFFVFFGPKPEDVISQYQNLIGLPAMPPFWSLGYQQCRYGYNNFTNLNATYTRNRVVGIPMDVQWTDIDAFNSNNDFTYDHKRFKELPDFINNVLHPNGQKFIPMFDCGISSGEPAGSYKPFDSGVELDVFVKNSSNKIFRGKVWNGKSTVWPDFSHPNATEYWMDMFAEYHKTIAFDGAWLDMNEPSNFYNGEEHGCPESEIENPQYVPGMTDDSLTLRHKTLCMTARHYNDQLHYNLHNLYSLSMAMATNAALTKLNKRPFIISRATAPGHGHWAYHWNGDILSDWSSMRWTIPSILNFNMFGIPMVGADICGFGGNTAEELCIRWYQLGAFYSFARNHNDIHAIDQDPAALGESVIRAARSSLQYRYRFLAHLYTLFYHVHKNGGTVLRPMFFEFPHDEHTYEIETQFMWGDSVLIAPILYPNQTQHKIYLPKGTWYNRKVSFESQGQYITMNDSYDDIDYVFVRGGSIIPTQEPHDNTELMKTKDFLLIVALDNQTSFAKGSLYWDSGDSLNPDKTGHYNFYNFDAVNNTLTIQSQWLGYQTTQNINFINILGVPKLPTSFKLNGHVSDPRIIRFNYDEQTNILTVETKLPIYNQDSSSHDRIHYQFEWIME
- the LOC124490899 gene encoding lysosomal alpha-glucosidase, with product MMSHSQFNHKRLKNDPEFESIMDFDNVELFNRDTLYYPHQRSWLSFIHEQRLEFQRVRKKFNILFLSSVALFSLLSLIFLIVAIVRYNQNVENDSIKTLDDEAYIAQMKIFEKCQLVRPEDRIDCNPDPPISKEICEKRGCCWNPIKEKYSNYTLRTTKALPNVDIPFCYFDPVDHVGYKIIENRSEETHTYVHLKRVHPSGFPRDIQNVKIDIYQLTDQMIRIKFSDLENPRFEVPVPKLNVPVTSVSHSKLYSIELHDSNLVIRRRENGQAVFHVNLALLIYSDQFIQMTTRLPSDFVYGLGEHREPFRKPTNWKRYTMFNRDQYPLPDMALYGSHPFYMTVEEYNDKRPASGVFLFNSNAMDIITQPQPAITFRTIGGILDFFLFFGPKAEDVVCQYHNLIGLPSMPPFWSLGFHLSRFGYRNMSNLLATFTRNRDVEIPMDVQWTDIDIMDSNNDFTYDEKNFKGLPDFINKVLHKNGMKFIPMFDPGISAGEAPNSYQPFDVGLQMNVFIKNSSDHLFYGKVWNRKSTVWPDFFHPNATLYWTRMLSQYHKTISFDGAWIDMNEPSNFLDGQNIGCPKNDFETPPYTPGMVDESLTLKRKTLCMTARHYNGQLHYNLHNLYGLQEAIVTNDALKNTLKKRPFIISRATAPGHGHWAYHWTGDIVSDWSSMNWSISSILNFNLFGIPMVGADICGFNGNTTEELCARWHQLGAFYTFARNHNTDDGIDQDPAALGPHVVQAAKNALRIRYAHLSYLYTLFYNVHKNGGTVLRPLFFEFSDDENAYKIDSQFMWGKSMMIAPALSPNQKKIHVYFPKGTWFFVGDYQRIEGKGQFMSMPALFTYPNVYYRSGSIIPIQKPNITSEATRQEPFSLLVILENELSAATGQLYLDAGDYIDTEQLGQFNLYDFTVKNQNLNIESKHLGYRTNLIIEEIIILGFYQQPQFISIDGKKDGFNFKYEQAHHTLSKPL